One genomic region from Frateuria soli encodes:
- a CDS encoding LytR/AlgR family response regulator transcription factor: MTLRVLIADDEPLARGGVRARLAGHADVTLVGECTDGPAVLAALQAQAPDLLFLDVQMPGLSGLDVLQALPPERRPLTVLLTAYEQFALRAFELRALDYLLKPIDEDRFADALDRARRALAWQRGDTRAHASHYANRFQVRLGHRVRLVSADQIDWIEAHGDYAGLHVGEQLHLLREPLQRLAGRLDPAQFVRVHRSAIVRLDRVAEMQALSNRDHLLRLRDGTVLRASRTYVDALRAALLSSDTP, from the coding sequence ATGACCCTGCGCGTGCTGATCGCCGACGACGAGCCGTTGGCCCGCGGCGGCGTACGCGCCCGGCTGGCCGGCCATGCCGACGTCACGCTGGTGGGCGAGTGCACCGATGGTCCTGCCGTGCTCGCCGCACTGCAGGCACAGGCACCCGATCTGTTGTTCCTGGACGTGCAGATGCCGGGCCTGAGCGGCCTGGACGTGCTGCAGGCGCTGCCGCCGGAGCGTCGTCCGCTGACCGTGCTGCTCACCGCCTACGAGCAGTTCGCGCTGCGCGCCTTCGAGCTGCGCGCGCTGGACTACCTGCTCAAGCCGATCGACGAGGACCGCTTCGCCGACGCGCTGGATCGCGCGCGCCGGGCACTGGCGTGGCAGCGCGGCGACACGCGGGCACACGCATCGCACTATGCCAACCGTTTCCAGGTGCGCCTTGGCCACCGCGTGCGGCTGGTGTCGGCGGACCAGATCGACTGGATCGAGGCGCACGGCGACTACGCCGGCCTGCACGTGGGCGAGCAGCTGCACCTGCTGCGCGAGCCGCTGCAGCGGCTGGCCGGACGGCTCGACCCGGCGCAGTTCGTGCGCGTCCATCGCTCGGCGATCGTGCGGCTGGACCGCGTGGCGGAGATGCAGGCGCTGTCCAACCGTGATCACCTGCTGCGCCTGCGCGACGGCACCGTGCTGCGCGCCAGCCGCACGTATGTCGATGCGCTGCGTGCGGCCTTGCTGTCGAGTGACACACCCTGA
- a CDS encoding nuclear transport factor 2 family protein, translating into MNKHALSAALLAVLACTGPARAAAPAQAQIEQLIERFKAAIIAHDQAGLEALFVPEGGSWFEVLGEDAFRRIKARKPDLSRVHPDSFRHFAAFVAGAKQPIEEKFENVRIHTDGAVAAVYFDFVFLVDGKRNNVGSETWQLVHTNDGWKISAMAYSSYPDRAR; encoded by the coding sequence ATGAACAAGCACGCACTTTCCGCCGCCCTGCTCGCCGTCCTGGCGTGCACCGGCCCGGCCCGCGCCGCCGCGCCCGCCCAGGCACAGATCGAACAACTCATCGAGCGTTTCAAGGCCGCGATCATCGCGCACGATCAAGCGGGACTGGAGGCGCTGTTCGTCCCCGAAGGCGGCTCGTGGTTCGAGGTGCTGGGCGAGGATGCCTTCCGGCGGATCAAGGCGCGCAAGCCGGACCTGTCCCGCGTGCATCCGGACAGCTTCCGGCATTTCGCCGCCTTCGTGGCCGGCGCGAAGCAGCCGATCGAGGAAAAGTTCGAGAACGTGCGTATCCATACCGATGGCGCGGTGGCCGCGGTGTACTTCGACTTCGTGTTCCTGGTCGATGGCAAGCGCAACAACGTCGGCAGCGAGACCTGGCAGCTGGTGCACACCAACGACGGCTGGAAGATCAGCGCGATGGCCTATTCGAGCTACCCGGACCGGGCGCGCTAA
- a CDS encoding sulfurtransferase: protein MIVNVAAYRFVPLADLPALRDALRARAGALALKGTILLAPEGINLCLAGTREAIDDFMGWLREDTRFADLPVKESLSAEVPFGRLRVRLKREIITLRAPVAPHQGRAPAVEAATLKRWLDQGHDDGGREVLLLDTRNDYETDVGRFTGAIDYRLPSFTALPKAVMADRERYLGKTIVSYCTGGIRCEKAALHLAGLGLGEVLQLEGGILKYLEETDGSHWHGDCFVFDGRGAVDKELRPSPLLPLPFGERVGVRGGSCGEPASEAPALTPSPTSPGPSPQPSPPSLIRAGGEGAKSTT, encoded by the coding sequence ATGATCGTCAACGTCGCCGCCTATCGCTTCGTCCCGCTCGCGGACCTTCCCGCGCTGCGCGACGCCCTGCGCGCCCGCGCCGGGGCGCTGGCGCTCAAGGGCACCATCCTGCTCGCCCCGGAAGGCATCAACCTGTGCCTGGCCGGTACGCGCGAGGCGATCGACGACTTCATGGGCTGGCTGCGCGAAGACACGCGCTTCGCCGACCTGCCGGTGAAGGAGTCGCTGTCCGCCGAGGTCCCGTTCGGTCGCCTGCGGGTGCGGCTGAAGCGCGAGATCATCACCCTGCGCGCCCCGGTCGCCCCGCACCAGGGCCGCGCGCCCGCGGTGGAAGCGGCCACGCTCAAGCGCTGGCTCGACCAGGGACACGACGATGGCGGACGCGAGGTCCTGTTGCTCGATACCCGCAACGACTACGAGACCGATGTGGGTCGCTTCACTGGTGCCATCGACTACCGTCTGCCCAGCTTCACCGCGTTGCCCAAGGCGGTCATGGCCGACCGCGAGCGCTACCTCGGCAAGACCATCGTCTCCTATTGCACCGGCGGCATCCGCTGCGAGAAGGCTGCACTGCATCTGGCCGGGCTGGGGCTGGGCGAGGTGCTGCAGCTCGAGGGCGGGATCCTGAAGTACCTGGAGGAGACCGACGGCAGCCACTGGCACGGCGACTGCTTCGTGTTCGATGGGCGCGGCGCGGTCGACAAGGAACTGCGGCCCTCGCCTTTGCTCCCTCTCCCCTTCGGGGAGAGGGTTGGGGTGAGGGGCGGCTCTTGCGGGGAACCCGCATCGGAAGCCCCGGCACTGACGCCCTCCCCCACGAGCCCCGGCCCCTCACCCCAGCCCTCTCCCCCATCTTTGATAAGAGCCGGGGGAGAGGGAGCCAAGAGCACGACATGA
- the bioH gene encoding pimeloyl-ACP methyl ester esterase BioH: MTLHIDTLGHGPQPLVLLHGWAMHGGVFAPLVEALAAQCTLYVVDLPGHGRSRACGLPLAPQAIAHAIAAATPPAPWLGWSLGGLVALTAALDMPTQVRGLAMLCATPKFVRDADWPHGSDATLVHQLALDLETDYHATLERFLALEAMGSSDPKAELRRLRTEVFERGEPELRVLQEGIGLLERSDLRERLPQLAVPSAWIAGRRDRLVPPAAMAWSAERCGGRFVEIPGAGHAPFIGHAGAVADALQPLFAETPA; the protein is encoded by the coding sequence ATGACGCTGCATATCGACACGCTCGGCCACGGCCCGCAGCCGCTGGTACTCCTCCACGGCTGGGCCATGCACGGTGGCGTGTTCGCGCCGCTGGTCGAGGCGCTGGCCGCGCAGTGCACGCTGTACGTGGTCGACCTCCCCGGCCACGGACGCTCGCGAGCCTGCGGCCTGCCACTGGCACCGCAGGCAATCGCCCATGCGATCGCCGCCGCCACGCCCCCGGCCCCGTGGCTGGGCTGGTCGCTCGGCGGGCTGGTGGCGCTCACTGCGGCGCTCGACATGCCCACCCAGGTGCGCGGCCTGGCCATGCTCTGCGCCACCCCGAAGTTCGTGCGCGACGCCGACTGGCCGCACGGCAGCGACGCCACGCTCGTGCACCAGCTGGCGCTGGACCTGGAAACCGACTACCACGCCACGCTCGAACGCTTCCTCGCCCTGGAAGCGATGGGCAGCAGCGATCCGAAGGCCGAACTGCGCCGCCTGCGCACGGAAGTCTTCGAGCGTGGCGAGCCGGAACTGCGCGTACTGCAGGAGGGCATCGGCCTGCTCGAACGCAGCGACCTGCGCGAGCGCCTGCCGCAGCTGGCCGTGCCCAGCGCGTGGATCGCCGGCCGCCGCGACCGGCTGGTGCCGCCGGCCGCCATGGCCTGGTCGGCCGAGCGCTGCGGCGGCCGCTTCGTGGAAATCCCGGGCGCCGGCCACGCACCCTTCATCGGCCACGCCGGTGCAGTAGCCGATGCCCTGCAGCCCCTGTTCGCGGAAACCCCGGCATGA
- the bioF gene encoding 8-amino-7-oxononanoate synthase: protein MRTDLLQRLAARTRERTQADLLRRARTIDHAQGPWLEIGDRRLLGFCSNDYLGLAGNPQVIAAFKRVADDEGVGSTAAHLVCGHRREHAMLEEALADWTGRERALLFSTGYMANLGVMQGLLGRGDLCVQDKLNHASLLDGAALAGATLRRYPHGDATAAARQLAGMPGGAALLATDGVFGMDGDRAPLRDLVALCRREGVTLMVDDAHGLGVLGPAGAGSIAEAGLGAREVPVLMATLGKALGTHGAFVAGSATLIEGLTQFARTYVYTTAMPTALAAATLAAVHLARTEHWRRERLAALIARFRAGARQLGLPLAASDTPIQPLLLGDAARALAAARALEAQGLLVSAIRPPTVPAGQARLRITLSAAHEDEHVDRLLDALATLARRETGAPA, encoded by the coding sequence ATGCGCACGGACCTGCTGCAGCGACTGGCCGCCCGAACGCGCGAACGCACGCAGGCGGACCTGCTGCGCCGCGCGCGCACCATCGACCACGCCCAGGGCCCCTGGCTGGAGATCGGCGATCGTCGCCTGCTCGGCTTCTGCTCCAACGACTATCTGGGCCTGGCCGGGAACCCGCAGGTGATCGCGGCTTTCAAGCGCGTGGCCGACGACGAGGGCGTGGGCAGCACCGCCGCGCACCTGGTCTGCGGGCACCGCCGCGAGCACGCGATGCTGGAGGAGGCGCTGGCCGACTGGACCGGCCGCGAGCGCGCGCTGCTGTTTTCCACCGGCTACATGGCCAACCTGGGAGTGATGCAGGGACTGCTCGGTCGCGGCGACCTGTGCGTGCAGGACAAGCTCAACCACGCCAGCCTGCTGGACGGCGCGGCGCTCGCCGGCGCCACGCTGCGCCGCTATCCGCATGGCGACGCCACCGCCGCCGCACGCCAGCTGGCCGGCATGCCCGGCGGCGCCGCGCTGCTTGCGACCGACGGTGTGTTCGGCATGGACGGCGACCGCGCGCCGCTACGCGACCTGGTCGCGCTGTGCCGGCGCGAAGGCGTCACGCTGATGGTCGACGACGCGCATGGCCTGGGCGTGCTTGGGCCCGCCGGCGCCGGCAGCATCGCCGAGGCCGGCCTGGGCGCGCGCGAGGTCCCGGTGCTGATGGCCACGCTGGGCAAGGCGTTGGGCACCCACGGCGCCTTCGTCGCCGGCTCCGCCACGCTGATCGAGGGACTGACCCAGTTCGCCCGCACCTATGTCTACACCACGGCCATGCCGACGGCGCTGGCCGCGGCGACGCTCGCGGCGGTGCACCTGGCACGCACCGAGCACTGGCGACGCGAAAGGCTCGCCGCGCTGATCGCCCGCTTCCGCGCCGGCGCGAGGCAACTGGGCCTGCCGCTGGCCGCCTCGGACACGCCGATCCAGCCGTTGCTGCTCGGCGACGCCGCCCGCGCGCTCGCCGCGGCGCGCGCGCTGGAAGCACAGGGCCTGCTGGTGAGTGCGATCCGCCCGCCCACGGTGCCCGCCGGCCAGGCACGCCTGCGCATCACGCTGAGCGCCGCGCACGAGGACGAGCACGTCGACCGCCTGCTCGACGCGCTGGCGACGCTGGCGCGGCGGGAGACCGGCGCGCCGGCATGA
- the bioC gene encoding malonyl-ACP O-methyltransferase BioC has protein sequence MSTFHLDRARVRRNFARAAATYEQHDVLQREVQADLLGRLDFYLQAPERVLDVGAGTGRGSALLKKRYPKAQVIAVDLAQPMLHAARRHQALLRPFQRVCAEATALPLPDRCVDVLYSNLCFQWVDDLPALFGECVRVLKPGGLLAFSSFGPDTLKELRAAWAAVDERSHVGRFLDMHDVGDAMINAGLRDPVLDVARYTLTYGEPRALLKDLKGLGATHADRARERHLTGKSHYRAMLAAYEAMRVDGVIPATWEVVTAHAWGPPPGQARRTPEGEIATFSLSSLRGSRRR, from the coding sequence ATGAGCACCTTCCATCTCGATCGCGCCCGCGTGCGCCGCAACTTCGCCCGCGCCGCCGCAACCTACGAGCAGCACGACGTGCTGCAACGCGAGGTGCAGGCCGACCTGCTTGGCCGCCTGGACTTCTATCTGCAGGCGCCCGAGCGGGTGCTGGACGTCGGCGCCGGCACCGGCCGCGGCAGCGCGCTTCTGAAGAAGCGCTACCCGAAGGCACAGGTGATCGCGGTGGACCTGGCGCAACCGATGCTGCACGCGGCGCGCAGGCACCAGGCGCTGCTGCGCCCGTTCCAGCGCGTCTGCGCCGAAGCCACCGCGCTGCCGCTGCCCGACCGCTGCGTCGACGTGCTGTATTCCAACCTGTGCTTCCAGTGGGTCGACGACCTGCCCGCGCTGTTCGGCGAGTGCGTGCGCGTGCTCAAGCCGGGCGGCCTGCTCGCCTTCTCCAGCTTCGGCCCCGATACGCTGAAGGAACTGCGCGCCGCCTGGGCGGCGGTCGATGAGCGCTCGCACGTCGGCCGTTTCCTGGACATGCACGATGTCGGCGACGCGATGATCAACGCCGGTTTGCGTGATCCGGTGCTCGACGTCGCCCGCTACACGCTCACCTACGGCGAGCCGCGCGCGCTGCTGAAGGATCTCAAGGGCCTGGGCGCCACCCATGCCGACCGCGCGCGCGAACGCCACCTCACCGGCAAGTCGCACTACCGCGCCATGCTCGCCGCCTACGAGGCGATGCGCGTGGACGGTGTCATCCCGGCCACCTGGGAAGTGGTGACCGCGCACGCCTGGGGCCCTCCGCCCGGCCAGGCGCGCCGCACGCCCGAGGGCGAGATCGCCACCTTCTCGCTGTCCAGCCTGCGCGGCTCTCGCCGGCGCTGA
- a CDS encoding SDR family NAD(P)-dependent oxidoreductase, giving the protein MGLEGKVALVTGAAQGIGRAIALRLAQEGAAVVIEDRIANDRARETLAQVQATGARACLIEGDIAQVEADRRVLAEAVAQMGQVDILVNNAGVERRAGFLDVTEADYDLVLDVNLKGVFFLTQAFARHVRDRGNGGRIVNISSVHEELPFPHFASYCASKGGVKMLMRDLSVELAPLGITINNIAPGAIRTPINTHLMSDPALVAALKRNIPMQRLGSPEEVAGAVAFLCGSDASYMTGSTLFIDGGLLWNYSEQ; this is encoded by the coding sequence ATGGGGCTTGAGGGCAAGGTTGCGCTGGTCACCGGCGCGGCACAGGGCATCGGCCGCGCCATCGCGCTGCGGCTGGCGCAGGAAGGGGCGGCAGTGGTGATCGAGGACCGGATCGCCAACGACCGCGCCCGCGAAACCCTGGCGCAGGTCCAGGCGACCGGCGCACGCGCCTGCCTGATCGAGGGGGACATCGCCCAGGTCGAGGCGGACCGGCGCGTGCTCGCCGAGGCGGTGGCCCAGATGGGCCAGGTCGACATCCTGGTCAACAACGCGGGCGTGGAGCGGCGCGCCGGTTTCCTCGATGTCACCGAGGCCGACTACGACCTGGTGCTCGACGTCAACCTCAAGGGCGTGTTCTTCCTCACCCAGGCGTTCGCCCGCCACGTGCGCGACCGCGGCAATGGCGGGCGCATCGTCAACATCAGCTCGGTGCACGAGGAGCTGCCCTTCCCGCACTTCGCCAGCTACTGCGCCAGCAAGGGAGGCGTGAAGATGCTGATGCGCGACCTGTCGGTCGAGCTGGCACCGCTGGGGATCACCATCAACAACATCGCACCCGGTGCCATCAGGACGCCGATCAATACGCACCTGATGAGCGACCCCGCGCTGGTGGCCGCACTCAAGAGGAACATCCCGATGCAGCGACTGGGCTCGCCCGAGGAAGTCGCCGGCGCGGTGGCCTTCCTGTGCGGCAGCGACGCCAGCTACATGACCGGCAGCACGCTTTTCATCGATGGCGGGCTGCTGTGGAACTATTCCGAGCAATGA
- a CDS encoding ComF family protein, which produces MDALSRLHAWLLPWRCLLCGDAGSAGLDLCHACAAELPRNTSCCARCALPLPGAVALCGACQRKPPPWNAAWAPFRYGWPLDRLEARYKFGRDLAAGRTLARLWQGTVPTIARPALIVPVPLHRGRLRQRGYNQALELARPLGRALGVPVRYDALLRPRATAAQTELDAASRRRNVRGAFALREGVALPAHVALLDDVMTTGATLAECTRVLRKAGVARVDVWALARAPSPRHRSS; this is translated from the coding sequence ATGGACGCGCTCTCCCGCCTGCACGCCTGGCTGCTGCCGTGGCGCTGCCTGCTGTGCGGCGATGCCGGCAGCGCCGGGCTGGACCTGTGCCATGCCTGTGCCGCGGAATTGCCCCGCAATACCAGTTGCTGCGCGCGCTGCGCGTTGCCGCTGCCTGGCGCGGTGGCTTTGTGCGGCGCATGCCAGCGCAAGCCGCCGCCATGGAACGCGGCCTGGGCCCCGTTTCGCTATGGCTGGCCGCTGGACCGGCTGGAGGCCCGCTACAAGTTCGGGCGCGACCTGGCCGCCGGGCGCACGCTCGCACGCTTGTGGCAGGGCACGGTGCCAACGATCGCACGGCCGGCGCTGATCGTGCCGGTGCCACTGCATCGCGGGCGGTTGCGACAGCGTGGCTACAACCAGGCGCTCGAGCTGGCACGGCCGCTCGGTCGGGCGCTTGGCGTGCCGGTGCGCTACGACGCGCTGCTGCGCCCGCGTGCCACCGCGGCGCAGACCGAGCTGGATGCAGCGTCGCGGCGGCGCAACGTGCGTGGGGCGTTCGCGCTCCGCGAAGGCGTGGCGCTGCCGGCGCACGTGGCCTTGCTCGATGACGTGATGACGACCGGCGCGACGCTGGCCGAGTGCACGCGGGTATTGCGAAAGGCCGGCGTGGCGCGGGTGGACGTATGGGCCCTCGCACGCGCCCCCTCCCCGCGCCACCGCTCTTCATAG
- the bioB gene encoding biotin synthase BioB codes for MTPAPIRHDWTRAEVAALFALPFNDLLHRAHAVHREHHDPNAVQVSTLLSIKTGGCPEDCAYCPQAQRYQTGVKAEKLMSIDAVVARARAAKDAGASRFCMGAAWRSPKDRDVAKVAQIVSAVKALGLETCATLGMLSGEQAGTLRQAGLDYYNHNLDSAPEFYGQIIHTREYQDRLDTLEHVRCAGLKTCCGGIVGMGESREQRAGLLQTLANLPEHPQSVPINQLVQVEGTPLHGTAALDPFEFVRTIAVARILMPASMVRLSAGRQQMDEAVQALCFHAGANSIFHGEKLLTTGNPDVAADRALFARLDLQPMEVVRQSETVHADILESA; via the coding sequence ATGACCCCTGCCCCGATCCGCCACGACTGGACGCGCGCGGAAGTGGCCGCCCTGTTCGCGCTGCCGTTCAACGACCTGCTCCACCGCGCGCACGCGGTGCACCGCGAGCACCACGATCCCAACGCCGTGCAGGTGTCGACCCTGCTCTCGATCAAGACCGGCGGCTGCCCGGAGGATTGCGCCTACTGCCCGCAGGCGCAGCGCTACCAGACCGGGGTGAAGGCCGAGAAGCTGATGAGCATCGACGCGGTGGTCGCGCGCGCGCGGGCGGCAAAGGACGCCGGCGCCAGCCGCTTCTGCATGGGCGCGGCCTGGCGCAGCCCGAAGGACCGCGACGTCGCGAAGGTCGCGCAGATTGTCTCCGCGGTGAAGGCGCTGGGCCTGGAAACCTGCGCCACGCTCGGCATGCTCAGTGGCGAGCAGGCCGGCACGCTCAGGCAGGCAGGCCTGGACTACTACAACCACAACCTCGACAGCGCGCCGGAGTTCTACGGCCAGATCATCCACACGCGCGAGTACCAGGACCGCCTCGATACGCTCGAACACGTGCGCTGCGCGGGCCTGAAGACCTGCTGCGGCGGCATCGTCGGCATGGGCGAATCGCGCGAGCAGCGCGCCGGCCTGCTGCAGACGCTGGCCAACCTGCCCGAACATCCGCAGTCGGTGCCGATCAACCAGCTGGTGCAGGTCGAGGGCACGCCGCTGCACGGCACCGCGGCGCTGGATCCGTTCGAGTTCGTGCGCACCATCGCGGTGGCGCGCATCCTGATGCCCGCCTCGATGGTGCGCCTCTCGGCCGGCCGCCAGCAGATGGACGAGGCGGTGCAGGCGCTTTGCTTTCACGCCGGGGCCAATTCGATCTTCCATGGCGAGAAGCTCCTGACCACCGGCAATCCCGACGTCGCCGCCGACCGCGCGCTGTTCGCACGGCTGGACCTGCAGCCGATGGAGGTGGTCCGGCAGTCGGAGACCGTGCACGCCGACATCCTCGAGTCCGCCTGA
- a CDS encoding sensor histidine kinase, with protein sequence MIRSSVHPVVAPFWLPWLAGVPMVACMTVMALPEVGHGHAVAFRVLYAATYLVWTLPLTFAQRWLRGRAPWPLAVLALLALTYLMSLANNALAELLALHWHALPRFDWLRLFGGLDGCWLALIAFCAIHAVVDHTLALQAERARVRDALALARDAELRALRYQLNPHFLFNTLNAISTLVAERRNMDANRMLARLADLLRTTLERGEMHEVPLAEELALTGHYLDIEKIRLGERLALELRVGPDLLQAAVPALLLQPLVENAIRHGIAARAGGGRVRLQVERAGDRLRLHLFNEGVPSSPAEEPHPAIGLRNVRERLARLYGSAHAFDFHLAPGGDCRVEISLPFRAMAAPA encoded by the coding sequence ATGATTCGTTCGAGCGTCCATCCCGTGGTCGCGCCATTCTGGCTGCCGTGGCTGGCCGGCGTGCCGATGGTCGCGTGCATGACGGTGATGGCGCTGCCGGAAGTAGGCCACGGGCATGCCGTGGCCTTCCGCGTCCTGTATGCGGCGACCTACCTGGTGTGGACGCTGCCGCTCACCTTCGCGCAGCGCTGGCTGCGCGGACGCGCCCCATGGCCGCTCGCGGTACTCGCGCTGCTGGCGCTGACCTACCTGATGTCGCTTGCCAACAACGCGCTGGCGGAGTTGCTGGCATTGCACTGGCATGCGCTGCCGCGGTTCGACTGGCTGCGCCTGTTCGGCGGCCTGGACGGCTGCTGGCTGGCGCTGATCGCCTTCTGCGCCATCCACGCCGTGGTCGACCACACGCTGGCGCTGCAGGCCGAGCGGGCGCGGGTGCGCGATGCGCTGGCACTGGCACGCGATGCCGAACTGCGTGCGCTGCGCTACCAGCTCAATCCCCACTTCCTGTTCAACACGCTCAATGCCATCTCCACGCTGGTCGCCGAGCGGCGCAACATGGACGCCAACCGCATGCTCGCCCGACTGGCCGACCTGCTGCGCACCACGCTCGAGCGCGGCGAGATGCACGAGGTCCCGCTGGCCGAGGAGCTGGCGCTGACCGGGCACTACCTGGACATCGAGAAGATCCGCCTCGGCGAGCGCCTGGCACTGGAGCTGCGCGTCGGGCCCGACCTGCTGCAGGCGGCGGTACCGGCATTGCTGCTGCAACCGCTGGTGGAGAACGCGATCCGCCATGGCATCGCCGCGCGTGCCGGCGGCGGCCGTGTGCGGCTGCAGGTCGAGCGCGCGGGCGATCGCCTGCGGTTGCACCTGTTCAATGAAGGCGTGCCGTCGTCGCCGGCGGAGGAGCCGCATCCGGCGATCGGCCTGCGCAACGTGCGCGAGCGGCTGGCCCGCCTGTATGGCTCGGCGCACGCGTTCGACTTCCACCTGGCCCCCGGTGGCGACTGCCGGGTCGAGATCAGCCTGCCATTCCGCGCCATGGCCGCTCCCGCATGA
- a CDS encoding acyltransferase family protein yields MHRLPGLDLLRAWAIVWVVLFHSYVVGGLGEDFAWLGNDGWMGVDLFFVLSGYLIGYQLLAPLARAEPLAWRAFYRRRAFRILPAFLVVLAVYVVWPALREAPGLAPAWQFLSFTLNLLIDYGHDKAFSHAWSLCVEEHFYLLFPWLAWWLVRRPSPRKALAVGLGVVAFGMAVRGYVWLHAMAPVMGQPGPAFGLRFVEGIYYATWARLDGLLAGVALAALRVGRPQAWTQLQRHAGVVLAVGLGLLALAWWLFRERLGLWPSVAGYPLLSLALALCVGASTAMPARRAVPGAGWLARVSYSVYLSHKLALHAVATWWVGPWQLNGLVAFAFYAAGVLVVGAALYYAVERPFLRWRERLDGRRPQVTADIGAAA; encoded by the coding sequence ATGCATCGTCTGCCCGGCCTGGACCTGTTGCGCGCCTGGGCCATCGTGTGGGTGGTGCTGTTCCATTCCTACGTGGTCGGCGGCCTGGGGGAGGACTTCGCCTGGCTGGGCAACGACGGCTGGATGGGCGTGGACCTGTTCTTCGTCCTGTCCGGCTACCTGATCGGCTACCAGCTGCTGGCGCCGCTGGCGCGCGCAGAGCCCCTGGCGTGGCGGGCGTTCTACCGGCGCCGCGCCTTCCGCATCCTGCCCGCCTTCCTGGTGGTGCTCGCGGTCTACGTCGTCTGGCCGGCGCTGCGCGAAGCCCCGGGCCTGGCGCCGGCGTGGCAGTTCCTGAGCTTCACGCTCAACCTGCTGATCGACTACGGGCACGACAAGGCGTTCTCGCACGCCTGGTCGCTGTGCGTTGAGGAGCATTTCTACCTGCTGTTCCCGTGGCTGGCCTGGTGGCTGGTGCGGCGGCCGTCGCCACGCAAGGCGCTCGCGGTGGGGCTGGGCGTGGTCGCCTTCGGCATGGCCGTGCGCGGCTATGTGTGGCTGCACGCCATGGCGCCGGTGATGGGGCAGCCGGGGCCGGCGTTCGGGCTGCGCTTCGTCGAGGGCATCTACTACGCGACCTGGGCGCGGCTGGACGGCCTGCTCGCCGGCGTGGCGCTGGCCGCGCTGCGCGTGGGCCGGCCGCAGGCCTGGACGCAGCTGCAGCGGCATGCGGGCGTGGTGCTTGCGGTGGGCCTGGGCCTGCTCGCGCTGGCGTGGTGGCTGTTCCGCGAGCGGCTGGGCTTGTGGCCGTCGGTGGCGGGCTATCCGCTGCTGTCGCTGGCGCTGGCCTTGTGCGTGGGTGCATCGACCGCGATGCCGGCGCGCCGGGCGGTGCCGGGGGCGGGCTGGCTGGCGCGCGTTTCCTACAGTGTGTATCTCAGCCACAAGCTGGCGTTGCACGCAGTAGCGACGTGGTGGGTGGGGCCCTGGCAGCTGAATGGGCTGGTGGCGTTCGCGTTCTATGCAGCGGGCGTGCTGGTTGTCGGTGCGGCGCTGTACTACGCGGTGGAGCGGCCGTTCCTGCGCTGGCGCGAGCGGCTGGATGGGCGCCGGCCACAGGTCACCGCGGACATCGGCGCAGCCGCCTAG